From Paenibacillus sp. FSL H8-0537:
GCGATAAGCGCGGTTTGCATGCTGGTTCCGTATGTATCGGTTTATTTTATTATAAAAGAACTGCTGGAGCATGCGGCAAATCCGCTCGCTGCCGATGGCGGGTTTATGGTTCGCTGGAGCATGGTGGCCCTGGGCGGCTTACTGGGCAGCCTGCTTCTTATGTATGGCGGAGGACTGGCCTCGCATATTGCGGCTTTTCGGATATTGTATGGGCTGCGGGTGAAGCTGTCCGCGCATATTGGAAAGCTGCCGCTCGGCTGGCTGAACAGCACATCTACCGGTGCGGTTAAAAAGACGCTGGATCAAAATGTTGAAAAGCTTGAAACGTTCGTTGCCCATCAGCTGCCGGATCTCGTTCATATGGCAGTCACGACCATACTGATGATCATTGCAATGTTTTGGCTCAACGTTTGGCTGGCTGCGGCTTGCTTGATTCCGATTGTGATCGGGTTCATTTTGCAGGGGCTAATGATGTCAGGCTCCGAGGCGCAAAACAGCATGAAGCAATATTACGATTCGCTGGAGCGGCTGAATGGCTCGGCTGTTCAATACGTGCGGGGAATGCCCGTTGTGAAGGTGTTTGGACAAACGGTATTTTCCTTCCGCCAGTTTTACGACGATATGGTCAAATACCGGGATTTTTGCGTGAAATATACGGATCATTTCCAGTACGGCTTTTTATCCTTCAAAGTCATTCTCAGCTCCTTTGCCACCTTCTTGCTGCCGGTTGGCGTATTTCTGCTCCAGCGTGATCCGGGCAATGTGGCTTTTGCCGCGATGCTGCTCTTTTTCCTCATTATGTCGCCAGGCATTTCTGCGCCGATGTTCAAAATCATGCACATCGCCTCGTCGCTGCGCGATATTAATGAAGGCGTTGTGCGGATTGACCTGATCTTCGCCGAGAAGCCTATTCCGGAACCGAAATATCCGAAGCGTCCTGCTACCTATGAGGTGTCCTTTAATGAGGTTTCCTTCACCTATGGCAAGATGGATGAGAACGTGGACAAGGACAGGAACGCGGGCCAGAAGCAGAGTGATCGTGCAGCTGAAATGGAACGCGAAGATGGGTATGTGTTGTCTGGAGTCAGCTTCGTGGCGCAGCAAGGGGAAGTAACCGCGCTTGTCGGTCCTTCCGGGGCAGGAAAATCGACGGTGGCGAGCCTGCTGCCGCGGTTCTGGGATGCCCAGTCGGGCTCTATTGAAATAGGCGGCGTCGATATTCGCGACATGGCTGCGGATGAGCTGATGAATACGGTAGCGTTTGTTTTCCAGCAGACGTTCCTATTTTATGATACCGTCTACAACAACATTGCGATTGGCGTGCCCAATGCTTCTCGAGAAGCGGTATACGCGGCAGCCAAAGCGGCACAGTGCCATACATTTATTAGCCAGCTTCCACACGGCTACGATACGTTGATTGGCGAGGGCGGCGTCTATTTGTCCGGCGGCGAGGAGCAGCGGATTGCAGTAGCAAGGGCGATTTTGAAAAATGCTCCGATCCTTGTGCTCGATGAAGCAACAGCTTTTGCCGATCCTGAAAATGAATTTGAAATGCAGCTCGCCTTAAAGGAGCTGACGAAGGGGAAGACGGTTATTGTCATTGCCCACCGTCTATCTACAATTCGCGATGCGGCCCAAATAATTGTCATGGACAACGGGCGCATTGTGGAACGAGGGAAACACGAGAAGCTGCTTGCAGCCCGCGGGCTTTATGCGAAATTGTGGGATGCATATACGGCAGCGACGGGCTGGCGAATCGGATTAGGAAAGGAGGCAGAGAAACAGCATGGGAATGATGCGCAATATAACAGCAGGTAGTCCCAAAGCATTATGGAAGCCGATTGCCTATACCGTGCTTTCCAACTTGGTTGCGATTATCCCGTTTGTGCTGCTGGTGGAGGTAGCCAAAATTATTTTCACCTCCTTTGCCGATCCGGCTGCCTCACTCGATATAACGCGGCTGTGGTGGATATGCGCCAGCATGGCGGGAGCCATGGTACTGCTCTTTATAAGTGAAATTCCCGCTTATCGAGCGCAATATCGCGGTGCCTATACGACGGCGGTAGAGGGGAGAAGCCGGCTTGCGGAGCATCTTCGCAAGCTGTCGCTTGGCTATTTGAATAAACGTGATCCCGGCGACCTCGCCAATATGATGATGGGAGATTTTGCGCTCGTTGAGCATGGTATTTCCCATGTTGCACCGCAGCTGTTTGCGGCAGCACTGACGCCAATTTTGGCGCTGCTGGGACTTTCGCTGCTCGATTGGCGGCTTGCGCTTGCCCTGTTTGCGACTCTGCCTTTTACCATTTTAATCGTGCTCGCAACGAGCAGCCTCACCCGCAAGCTTGGCGCGAATCATATGCGGGCGAAAATTAACGCCTCCAACCGCTTGCAGGAATATTTAAACGGGATACAGGTCATTAAGGCGTTTAATTTGACGGGTGATCGCTTCGTCCGGCTGGAGCAGTCGTTTAAAGATCTCATGCAACACAGCATTCGCATTGAAGGGATGTTGGGGCCAGTCGTGTTAAGCGCCGTTGCTCTACTGCGGGCAGGTTTGACGCTCATGGCCATCATCGGAGTCCATTTGCTGCTCGGCGGCAGTCTGGATTTGATTACGTTCGTAACCTTCTTGCTTATAGGCACGAGGATTTATGATCCGTTGACGACTGCGCTGACCAGCTATGCAGAGTTTCGTTACAATGAGCAGGCGGGAAAACGAATCATCGAGCTGCTAGAGGAGCCTGTCATGTCGGGAGAGAAGCAGCCCCCTGCTGGGCATGATCTTGTTTTCGACAATGTCACGTTCGGCTACAATGAGCATGCCGTTATTCAACAGGCGAGCTTAAGCTTGCCGTCAGGCTCATTCACCGCGCTGGTCGGCCCTTCGGGCAGCGGCAAAAGCACCGTGCTGCGGTTGATTGCCCGTTTCTACGATCCTAGCGAGGGGCAGGTGCTGCTCAGCGGGGAAAATATTCGGGAGATGAACCCGGAGGCACTGCTGCGCAAAGTATCTATGGTGTTTCAGGATGTGTATTTGTTCCAGGATACAATCGCGAATAACATACGTGTCGGCAAAGCCGGGGCCACCCAGCATGAAGTGGAGCAAGCAGCCCGTCAGGCGTGCTGCCATGATTTTATTATGAAGCTGCCGCTGGGCTATGAAACGCTGGTTGGAGAAGGAGGGAGTACATTGTCCGGCGGGGAGAAGCAGCGGATTTCCATTGCGCGGGCGATATTGAAAGATGCTCCAATTGTGCTGCTGGATGAAGCGACGGCTTCTCTCGATCCTGAAAATGAAGCCGATATTCAGCAGGCGATCGACCGCCTCATTCAAGGGCGTACCGTTATCGCGATCGCCCATCGGCTGAAAACGGTCATGAATGCCGACCAGATTATTGTGCTGGATCAAGGCCAAATCGTTGAGCAGGGCCAGCATGAGGAGCTTTTGGTCGCAGACAGCCTGTATGCGCGTCTGTGGAAGCTGCAGCAGCAGACGGCAGGCTGGCAGATTTCGTCTTGAATGGTTGCAGGCTGAATGGATAAAGTGAGGCCAAATGGGAATGAATGCCGAATGGAGCTTATCCATTCGGCATTTTTTTTAAAAAGGGAGCAGGATAAAGCTTATAATTAATAGTTGAGATATAGGAACGTGTGTTCTATAATGTGAGGAAAGGATTGGAATAAAGTAGATTGAATTGGAATGAGGGAGGGCTAATACAGAATATGCCGTTAAATATTAATGTGGTTGAACGTATGTAGCATTATGGGGTGGCAGGTTTGAGTACTGCTTTTATTCGGCATGGACAGCTGAGTGCGGCAGAAAGCTTTGGTGTTCTGGAACAAGGGGCCTCGCATCTGGTGAATAACGATACAATTTTCAATGCTTGCTCCATTAGCAGGTTTTTAACGTCCATGCTCGCTATGAAATTAGTCGAGGATAGTCTTCTCTCATTAGATGAGGATGTAAATGATAGGCTTGCTTCATGGAAGGTTCCGGTTCATCCATGGACTGCTAGCAGCAAAGTTACGCTTAGGGCATTGCTTTGCCATCCCCTTACTCAGGCACGGGAACCATTATTATGACGAATACCGATTTGGGCGTTCATCAGTTAGAGGGGATTACCGGGGAGATAGTCTCTCCGTCTGGGGTCTGAGTCAAAATCGGCTTTCCGTCCTGTGAAATACTGGTTAAAGGTCCGTTCCGGTTACCCTGTCCATTCCATTAAAGTTAAGGAAAGAAGATAGTAGGGAATGGGTGGGATATTATGATTCGGAATTTAGGTACGGAAGATGGCCTGCAAGGGGAGGGGCCAGCAAGAAGGGTTCGCTTGTTTCAGGGAGAAGGCCTGCTGGCGGCGCTAGGCATACTTGGCTTTGTGCTGGCAGCGGTATGTGTGGTCTGGATGCTGCTTTATGGTGGCGAGGTTGCGCCAAACGGGGATGTAAGCAAAGCGGCTTCCTTTAATGCAGCATTGGGCATTTTTCTGCTCTCGACGGCGGCGGTATTGCCTTTGTCTGCTATGAGTATAAGGGGGAAGGCAATTTTTCGCTGGTCTTATGTGATCCTCTCCCTATATTCATATTTCGCTGAAAATGTGCAAAATATGCGCGGCATGAATCCGCGTTTTGCAGAAGGCGGTACAGCTTTTGATATAGCTGTGGCGGCCGGTTTTGGCCTCGTGGCCATGCTGCTGATCGTGTTTTATTGCGTGCTGGCGGTTGCTTTCTTCCGCAGCAGATCGTATCAGCTAAGACCGGAGCTTGTGCTCGCGATCCGCTACGCGATGGTGGCGGTATTGCTTTCCTTCGCCGCTGGCATTTGGCTTTCCATTACGGAGAGCCGCCTGACAGGAGGAAATGGGAATATCATCTGGCTTCATGGGCTTGGATTTCATGCTATCCAAGCTGTGCCGCTTGTCGCATGGCTGTCGGAGCGCACAAGGCTGCGTCCCCAAGATCGCCGCAAGTGGGTACATGTGGCGGGAATAGCCTATACCATTGGCCTGCTTGAAGTAGGCTGGCAAACTTGGATCGGTGGTGCCATGCTGGAGTTGTCGCCGCTGCCGCTGCTCGCTTTGTTCTTCTTCTTGCTGTCTATCGGCGCTGGGTGCTATATGTTATGGCAGTCCGTAATAGGCGGGAAGAGCTCAGAGGTGAGCAGCCCATCACTGGGGCACGAGGTATAATAGGTTACAAGGGAGGAGCCTTGCATTCTTGTGCAGAGAATGCAAGGCTGCTCTATGTTAGTTTAGGTATAGTAATGAACATAGGAGGGCTGGGTTATGGATTGGGTATTACATATGAATGCGGCCATTGGCTATATTGAAGATCATTTGACTGATGAGATTGATTATGCGGAAGCCGCCCGTATTGCTGGATGTTCGCTCTATCATTTTCAGCGGATGTTTCCGTACATTATGGAGGTGTCGTTATCGGAATACATTCGCAGGCGGCGGCTCAGTCTGGCGGCATTTGAACTGCAAAACAGCACGGTAAAGGTCATCGATGTGGCGCTCAAATATGGTTACGATTCCCCCGAAGCATTCGCCCGCGCTTTTCAGCAACTGCATGGTACAACACCGACTGCTGCAAGAAGTGCCGGAACGAAGCTGAAGGCCTATCCGCGCCTATCCTTTCAAATTTCAGTAAAAGGAGCAGCAGCTATGAATTATCGAATCGAGGAGCTTGGCGCATTTTCCGTCGTCGGCATTTCCGAGCAGGTGCGCAATAGCGAGGTGTTTGAGACGGTACCGCGTTTATGGGCTGAGGCAGCACAGGCTGGACTGTTTGAAAAGCTTTGGACGATTCGCGCGACCGAGCCCGGTATCCGCGGCATACTTGGCGTATGCGCTGATGGAGGGCATGGGCAAAATGAGTTTTTGAACTACATTTTAGCGATTGAAACGGAGCAAGAGGCTCCTGAGGCTATGGTCCGCCGCGAGTTTTCGCCTTCGTCATGGGTAGTATTTGAAGTGGAGGGCGGGCCAGATCAACTGGGCGGTATTTGGAAGCGGCTGTATACGGAATGGCTGCCTACCTCGGCCTACGGGCTGGCTAATTTGCCAGCTATCGAATGTTATTTGCCGCCAGAAGAAAACCGTAACGAGCTGTGGGTGGCAGTTGAGGCGAAAGCTTAATAGGGGTAACGAAACTGCTGCACGATTTAGCAGGTGATTTGCTCGTATTTCGGCAAGCTAGTAAGTGTGAAATATAACAAAAAAAGAAGCCGTCTTCGCCTCGCAGCGCAGGCGGCTTCTTCTTTCACTTGGGGCATATCTATCCTACTACTTGCTATTTGCTGTTCACTAAATGGTCAGCATGAGTAATACGGTTTCTTCCGGCCGTCTTTGAAGCATAGAGCGCAGTATCGGCTTTATGAATCAGCGTCTGGTCGGTATCTCCTGGCGTAACGGTTGCTGCGCCAATGCTGACTGTAATACTGTGCTCGCCCCAATCGGTAGAAGCTATCGTCGTGCAATATCGTTCTGCGGCAACGATCGCTTTTTCCTGATTGGCGCCGGAAAGAATGATGACAAATTCCTCGCCCCCATAGCGGGCGGCGATATCTCTCTCCCGTGACATCGATTGCAGCAAGCGGGCCAGGTTAGTCAGCACGAGATCGCCGACCGGATGTCCATACGTGTCGTTAATCTTTTTGAAATGGTCGATATCAATAATGAGCAGCGAGAAGGGCTGCTGTGTTTCTTGGAACAAGGCAAGCTGTGCCAGCAGGCTGTCTTGGAAAAAACGCCGATTTTTAAGCCCGGTTAGTGCATCCGTGGAGGCCATCGTTTCCAGACGATGGTTTATCCCTAGCAGTTCCTGCTGTTTAAGCTCGTATTCCGCATGCAGGAGCTCGAGCTTTCTATTGGCTTCATTGGTCGCCTGATACAACTCTTCAAGCTTGGTTTTTGTTTGTAAAATATCCTTCTCGTGCTCGATACGCTTGCGCATCATTAAGACAACGCAGTCAATGAATGTGACTCCGTCACGCTCCTGCCTGACCCCGTTTAGCAATACAGGCACATCTTCATGGCTGCTCGTCCGAAAAGAAAAGTACATTTCATCGACATGTCCATACAATTGAATGTACGGATAAAAATACGTTTGAAAAAACATTTTGTTCGTCACCGACATGGTGGAGTGAATATGCTGACCAAGCAGCTCATCGCGCTCATAGTGCAGCATGTCCAGTAAAGTCTGATTAATTGATTGAATCAAGCCTGCGTCCGAAAAGGAAAAATATCCGCAGGGAGCTTTATCTAATTGAGTATCCATATAAGGGCTGCCTTTCTTTAAATATAGAAAAGGATATGAACCGGTTCACCTTGCCTATTACACACTGGCTAAATATTCTTTAATCATCTGGCTCGTTTCTTCAGGCTGACTTAAATGCGGATAATGTCCGGTCGCCGTCATCTGCCGAAGGACGCTGTTTTTGAGATGAGCATGCAAATAATGGCCTACTTCCACCGGAGCGATACTATCGTCGGTGCATTGAAGAATCAGTGTAGGCACAGATGCATGCTGAAGGCTGATTCGGCAATCGGAGAAAAAAGTGACTTCTGCAAACTGCCTCGCAATATGCGGGTCTCTGGAGCAAAAGCTTTTTTCCAGTTCCTCGCTTAGTTCCTTGCGCTCGTTATTTTGCATCACAATGGGTGCCAGGTAGCTGGCCCAGCCAATAAAATTCATTTCCATCATCGCAAGCAATTCTTCTATATCTCGTTTGTCGAAGCCTCCGTAATAATCCGGCAGATCGTTCACATAGCGCGGAGAAGGCCCAAGCATGACGATACGCTCGAAATATTTGGAATCATGAATGGAAGCGAGCATGCCAATCATGCTGCTAACCGAATGGCCGACGAAAATAGCATCTCGCAAATCCAGCGTTTCCATCACATCCAGCACATCCTGGGCGTAGCCCTCAAGGTCATTATATTTTTGTGAATCATAATTGTGAATTTGCGATTTTCCGGAGCCTACATAATCAAACAATACAATGCGATAGTTGTCTACAAAGCTAGGAACCATATAACGCCACATATCCTGATCGCATCCAAAGCCATGAGCAAAAACAATCGTTTTGCTGCCAGTACCCATTACCTTTACGTTATTCCGTTCCAAAACGTCGATAGTCATATGAAGCTCCTTTCTGAAGCGCCCTGATGAAGTGATAACGATGATTGCAGACTTCTTGTTCATTATATCGGAAAATAGAGGAAGATTGATGATGGGGAGTAAGATTCAATGCTGGAATGCGAGAGTTATTTAAAGTACGGCCTTTAAAATATACAGGACCACTGTACTTAATAGAACTGGTCAACATTTATAACGTATAGATGTATGGGAACACTCCGACAAATATGAAATAGGAGAAGGCTTGCTTCAAAATATCGAAGGCGTAGGCTCCGTTTAAAATAGAAACGGAGCCTACGCCTGGTTGTGGAATTTTCAGGAAATAATAAACAGTTTCAAATATATAATTGAACTGTTTGGCAACACGGATTGCTGAGCAGACTTTGAAACTGACTTTCAATTTTCAGAAGGACGTGAATTTGCATGCTTCTCAGCTCCTTGATTACTGTATACGGAGTAGTTCTATTAACTACGATTATATCCATTAAGAGAAATGAAGCATGGAGCAGACGACACAGTTTGCTGGGTCTCAGGGGTGTTTTTCAGAAAACACGATTATAAATAAATCTTCCAGGGTAAAGGGCGTTCAAAGAAAGAGTGAATTAACAAGATCATATTAATAAAATGGGAATAATTTAATCGCAATTTTGGTAATAAGGAATAAAGTCTATTTTTTTAATACTTTTTTTAAATGTAAAATTAATAATGCAAAGAATAGAGTGAATATAGGGATGAAAATTATGCTTAAACGGTTCCCATTATTGTTTATAATATAAAAAAAAGATAAAATCATGCCAATAATGCTTATTCCAATATTTTCTCGGTTGTATTTACTCATTTTATATTTATTCATTCTATAAAACAATAAAGTTAATATTAATATACAAAATATTAAGTTTATAATTAGCAGTATATTAAGCATATAACCTCCAAATGCATACAATTCAATTGGATTGTATGCATATAAATTTAAATTTGTTTAAGATAACCGTATGCTTTTTCAAGATCTCCATTACATATATTATAATATGTTATGGCAGTTACTCCAGCAATAGCAGCTCCACCACCAGCAGCTATTGCAAGTATAACAGTTTCAATTGTAAATATCGCAGTAAGGGCAGCGCTTGAGAATGCTACCTTAGCACCTTGAAATGTTTTATAATCTCCATAGAAAATATCAATTGTATTCATCGCACGCACAGCATATACATTTTGAATAGAAGATGTTTTCTTGATATTATTTCCTCCTGGAGCATTTTCAAAATTCATACGATCGTAGCATGCCATGGTGTATGTAGAATAGTCTCCATAGTAGTGACAAATAGCTGGAATCCCATTAGCATCATTTGAAAGAGCAGACAGCTTCAAATTGCCTGATGGATTTGGAGTTATGGATATCTCTTGTTTTAATTCTTCGTCAGTCATTTTAACATCATCATGATAGATTTCATTATTTTTATTTACAAAATAATGTTCTACATAGTTTGTGTTTTCATATTCCGACTTATACTTCGCTTCGAACTCTGGGGATGAAAATTCATAATGGATGGTTTGTGTTAGTTTGATTGATGTTCCTTCTTTGTTTATTTTTGTATCAGATTGTATGTTCAAAGTTCTGAGAGCAATTAATTCTCCTTCTTGTGAATAAATTGCTTGAGTCTGAGAAGGAATAATATTTTCTTTTACTATTGGAGCTGTTGCATAAACTGAACTTGATGCTACTAGCATAGAAATAAGAACGATAAAAGAAATAATTGATTTGAATTTCATTGAGTCAATCTCCTAATTGTGTTTTATAGTAATAATCGTAAAATAACTCTACTTAATAATTTGAAATCTCATTCTCACATTTAATTAGTTATTATATCCCAACTCCTTCATGATTTAATTAAATTAAGCCAACTGAAGAAAATAATACCATAATTATATTATTTTGTAAAGAAAAAAGTTCCGAATTTAATTATTTATTTGTACATCGAGGTATTAACGTATTTCAAATATTTTTGGGATATTTGAAAATTTTTTGTATCTATACTGAATTTTTGAAGAAGTTGAGCCGAGTAAGGAGGAATATGTTGCAATTTTTTAAACGATCATGATTGTGTTTCGATCATGTGGTGGTTTTGCTTACCTTAGATAACATCGATTATTTAAAACAGACCGTCCTCAGTTCGGAAATTTTGCTTTGTATGTAATCTTGGGTACTTGTGTCTAATAGAACCTTCGGAAGGAGGTGGTTTCACAGGATATAAAGTTCAAAGCGATAGCATTGAATTTGAAAATTTAGGCGAGCATCGTTAATTACCATAAGAAAATGAATATTCAGATTCATGGTATATAATCGAGTATGGATGTGGAAAATATATTTTTCTAGGAATATTGCGTCTTATATGCCGGAAATGAGGTCTTGACGCTTGTGAAAAGACGGTTACGCAGCATTATTACAGCACGATTCTGGAAGGCTATGCGTTCAACCTGATTACGACTTATCTGGACGATGAAAACAGCCCGGCAGCGTCCATTCAGGACAACTGCCGGGCTGTTTGCTTTTTATATCGTTGCAAGCATGTCGATGCAAGGCTAAGCTGCATGCCTAACGCTGCGATTACCGCTTACCAGAAAAATCTACCTGCCAATACGCTTTCTTGCAGAAGCTTTAAGGTGTCCGCTGGTAGCTCCTGTTCCATACGGGAAAGCACGTCCGCTTTCTTGTAATATTCATTCGACATATGAATCGTCTGATGCTCATTCGAAGCATCCAGACGCAAAATGCGATTAGCGCCATCCTTAGCCGTCCACGGAGTCCATGCTGGCAGAGAGCTGGCATTTGGATTGCCGGTGTAGAGGAAGTTTTTCCAATAACCGTGAATGGCTGTTGTGAGCTCACTCCGTCCTGGCTCATTTTGCTCGGAGAAGTAGCCGTCAGGGAAATAGGCGGCAATGCCGGCTTTGCGTCCGAGAATGAAATCCATGTCCGCGCCGTGCGTTGCGCCGATCAACTGCTGCAGGCTGCTCGAAATGACACCATCCTGTGTGCCCCATGCGAAACGGTACGCATAAACGGCTGGCTGACCGGAACGAGCCGTCAGTACCTCGGCTGCACGCTCCGCGTTGAAGCCGGAATACAGCTCGCTTCCATATTTGATGGCGGCTGCATATTGTGGCCCCTTCACAGGGTCCTTCAGCAGGCTGCCGTCTGCGAAGCCAGCGGCGAAGGCAGGATCACTCAAAGCGAAGGCGGAAAACTCCGTCGCGGTGCTGCCCAAAATCATCGGAAGCTGCGCATATTTGCCGCTCTTTAATACGTCAAAGCCTTCCGCTGGCAGCACCGTGCCATCGCTGAATAAATGCGGGAACGGCGCCATGCGGATGGCCGTTCCACCGAACTGCTGCACGAGGTCCGCAGCAGGCTGCTTGCGCAAATATGCCGCAAGCTGCTCGGCTGTTTGGCCAGCTACCCACTTGGCAGCCGCCGCTTCATCGGCGGCTGTGCCATCCGCAGCGGCCAGCTTCGCCAGCGCGCTGTTCACCTTGGCGTCGCCGTCCGCCGTAGGTGCGGTCGTCATGCCGCCGCTGAGCACAATGGCTTTCTGAAACAGCCCTTGGCTCAGTGGAGAGATGACGGCCGCCATGACATCGCGGCCGCCGGCCGATTGGCCGGAAAGCGTCACATTGGCAGCGTCTCCGCCGAATCCGCCAATGTTGCCTTGCACCCATTTCAGCGCCTGGAAAATATCCAGCAGGCCGTAGTTGCCCGAATCCTGAACCGCATCGCCTGTTGCTAGGGAAGGGTGATGGAAGAAGCCCAGCGCACCTAGGCGATAGTTGATCGATACGACGATGCTGTTCGTCGCTTCGGCAAGCAGGTCGCCTTTGAAATCTTTGCCGGAGCCGGTCATATTGCCGCCGCCGTGCGCAAAGACGAGAACGGGCAGGCTTGTGCTGCTGTCAGCCGGCCGCCAAATGTTCAAATACAGGCAGTCTTCGCTGCCTGCCGCCTTGCCAGCTGCGAGCTGGGTACAATTCGCAGCGAAAGCGGTCGTCTCGAGCGTGCTTGTCCAAGCTGCTGGCGCTTGCGGCACTTTCCAGCGAAGCTCGCCGACCGGTGCCTTCGCATAAGGCACGCCGAGCCAGCTGAGCGTGCTGCTCGCTTCATCCTTGGCGCCTTTAATTGCGCCATAGGCGGTCTGCTGCGTCACATCGGCAGTGAAAGGGGCTTGTGCCGCTTGTTTTTTTATAAGCGCTGCCAGCGTTTCGCCGCTGCTTTTATGCGTTGCTTTCAGCGCTTGCGCCGTTGCGGTTGCAAGCTGGTGATTGGTCAGCTTGCCGCCTGTTTTCAATGCGGCGAGCCCTTGCTTGGCTGCAAACGCCAGCACATCGGCTTCTTTATAGTCAACGCCAGCTTCATAGCCAAGCGCCTTCAGCAGCACTCGGGCATATTCCTGCGCCGTGACAGCCTGCTGCGGGGCGAATAGGCCATCCTTATCTGCAAGCCATCCGAGATGCGGATGGGCTTTCAAATAGTTCACCAGCGGCTGAAGCACTTTGCCTGCTTTCGCCGCATCAGGGATGGAATCGCTTCCCGAATAGCTAAGTGCTTCTTTCTCTAAGCCTTTCAAACGAAGAAACAGCGTCGCTGCTTGTGCGCGGGTCGCCTGCTTGCTCCAATATTTTTCGCTGAGTGCTTTGCCATTGCCTTTAATGATGCCTTGATCCATTAGTGACTGAATTTCGGTGGATACAGCTGCTGCGGCGGGTGCCGCTGTGCTTGCGTAGCTGTAAAGCGGCATGCTTCCGAATAAAACGGCGAGGAGCAAAGCAACGACGCTCAATTGTCTGACCTTCCCCATTTGTACAATCATCCTCTCTGTTGTCATTTACCGTCATACCGTGATACCTGATCGTTTGTTCTATGATGCCCGGTATTTTTTCACAGCCCTCCTTTATGATGCCTTTTCATTATAAGAAGTCAGTTCCGATGCAACTACGACGATAACGACATCTAACATGTTTAAATCCGACTTTTTGTAATCGCTTTCATTTGTAAGTTTGGGTTGTGAAATATATTAGGGTAACTCTAACACTCAATAGGCGGTGAGAGATATCTTATGGCATATACGATTAAGGAGATGGTGAAATAACGGGCATAGTGGCGAGTTTTTCAAAATGAGCGATGAGCGTGAAGTGGATCGTATATCAACTGTTGATCATAGAAAATTAGCTATACATGGGGTAATTCGGCGGATTTCGGATAATGATGAAGGGTATTATGAGTTATTGTGACAAAATAAGCTAAAAAATGGATTGACAATATTTTATAAAATAGGGT
This genomic window contains:
- a CDS encoding carboxylesterase family protein, which produces MGKVRQLSVVALLLAVLFGSMPLYSYASTAAPAAAAVSTEIQSLMDQGIIKGNGKALSEKYWSKQATRAQAATLFLRLKGLEKEALSYSGSDSIPDAAKAGKVLQPLVNYLKAHPHLGWLADKDGLFAPQQAVTAQEYARVLLKALGYEAGVDYKEADVLAFAAKQGLAALKTGGKLTNHQLATATAQALKATHKSSGETLAALIKKQAAQAPFTADVTQQTAYGAIKGAKDEASSTLSWLGVPYAKAPVGELRWKVPQAPAAWTSTLETTAFAANCTQLAAGKAAGSEDCLYLNIWRPADSSTSLPVLVFAHGGGNMTGSGKDFKGDLLAEATNSIVVSINYRLGALGFFHHPSLATGDAVQDSGNYGLLDIFQALKWVQGNIGGFGGDAANVTLSGQSAGGRDVMAAVISPLSQGLFQKAIVLSGGMTTAPTADGDAKVNSALAKLAAADGTAADEAAAAKWVAGQTAEQLAAYLRKQPAADLVQQFGGTAIRMAPFPHLFSDGTVLPAEGFDVLKSGKYAQLPMILGSTATEFSAFALSDPAFAAGFADGSLLKDPVKGPQYAAAIKYGSELYSGFNAERAAEVLTARSGQPAVYAYRFAWGTQDGVISSSLQQLIGATHGADMDFILGRKAGIAAYFPDGYFSEQNEPGRSELTTAIHGYWKNFLYTGNPNASSLPAWTPWTAKDGANRILRLDASNEHQTIHMSNEYYKKADVLSRMEQELPADTLKLLQESVLAGRFFW